From a region of the Chthonomonas sp. genome:
- a CDS encoding glycosyltransferase family 39 protein, which yields MPGRWILALILVVFAISAVRMNAATPYRTAGELHLQRQADGSRATTQDVGAPDERQHANYVATVLKERSLPVFRPGSSDLYETYQSHQPPLYYILAAGWSQALGLDPQTQADGFRLRLFNTLLGLLTLVGIYSAARWGTGSETSALTAAALAGLMPMFVALHSAVSNDPLLILGCTWSLALMARVLREGWTVKLALALGLVMGLSLITKTTALVLLPVALILCWQTRESLQPRWVTALVLGLPLLIASPVWMRNMTLYSDPLAMRAFKEAFVGTAQRKDMMQMVAMMREANGLAPSGAAADYWVNWFGWWTGRSFVGAFGQMDVFFSATVYRVALGLLGLCALGWLLTIRRAKEEFEPTERKFHILAATLVGLVCLLFLQFNLTYFQAQGRYLYPAIAAIAIGLSVGLLRWIPRSMRVWTPLALVLLMGTATWLATDYAAHELQLRSVGGER from the coding sequence ATGCCCGGACGTTGGATCCTCGCACTGATCCTGGTCGTTTTTGCGATCTCGGCCGTTCGAATGAACGCGGCCACACCGTACCGCACGGCCGGTGAGCTGCATCTTCAGCGGCAGGCGGACGGGAGCCGGGCGACGACCCAAGATGTCGGTGCGCCTGACGAACGTCAGCATGCAAACTACGTTGCGACGGTGCTAAAGGAGCGCTCGCTGCCCGTCTTTCGTCCGGGATCGTCCGATCTGTACGAGACCTACCAGTCGCACCAGCCACCGCTGTACTACATCCTCGCTGCGGGGTGGAGCCAAGCGCTTGGCTTGGACCCTCAGACCCAAGCTGACGGCTTTCGCCTGCGCCTCTTCAATACGCTGTTGGGACTCCTGACCTTGGTGGGCATCTACTCAGCGGCCCGGTGGGGAACCGGGAGCGAGACCTCGGCGCTGACGGCCGCCGCCCTGGCGGGCCTTATGCCTATGTTTGTGGCTCTGCACTCGGCAGTCAGCAACGATCCACTTCTAATCCTGGGCTGTACGTGGTCGCTTGCGCTCATGGCGCGAGTCTTGAGGGAGGGTTGGACCGTGAAGCTTGCGCTCGCATTGGGATTGGTGATGGGACTGAGCCTCATCACGAAAACCACCGCGCTGGTGCTTCTGCCGGTCGCGCTCATTTTATGCTGGCAGACCCGAGAGAGCTTGCAGCCGAGATGGGTTACGGCACTCGTTTTGGGCTTGCCGCTCCTCATTGCGTCACCGGTCTGGATGCGCAATATGACGCTGTACTCGGACCCGCTCGCCATGCGGGCCTTCAAAGAGGCGTTCGTAGGGACCGCTCAGCGCAAGGACATGATGCAGATGGTGGCGATGATGCGCGAGGCGAACGGCTTGGCTCCGAGCGGTGCCGCGGCGGACTACTGGGTGAACTGGTTTGGGTGGTGGACGGGGCGCAGTTTTGTCGGAGCCTTTGGTCAAATGGACGTCTTCTTTTCTGCGACCGTTTATCGTGTCGCGCTTGGACTGTTGGGCCTTTGCGCCTTGGGATGGCTTCTCACGATCCGTCGCGCCAAGGAAGAGTTTGAACCTACCGAGCGCAAGTTCCACATCCTCGCCGCCACGCTCGTGGGGCTCGTGTGCCTCCTCTTCCTCCAGTTCAACTTGACCTACTTCCAGGCGCAAGGGCGGTACCTCTATCCCGCCATTGCGGCCATCGCGATCGGCTTGTCGGTTGGACTGCTCCGCTGGATTCCGCGGTCGATGCGGGTTTGGACTCCTCTTGCGTTGGTGCTCCTCATGGGGACGGCGACCTGGTTGGCAACCGACTACGCCGCACATGAGCTTCAACTGCGGTCGGTGGGAGGAGAGCGATGA
- a CDS encoding thioredoxin family protein, with amino-acid sequence MKKLLSLAVFVGVSAFALAQTNPLTTFMKKMSSAEGLKTSYTVTGLDGVAANYTITLGRPGSARIDGPQKLIVADGTNITVLVKSLKKYYTKPQTKAELAKQFADPAVMLWSGFFDAGMASKLTTSRLPDANRNGVKLQAVKVVVDSSKGSTITAFFDPKSGDLKQAVLEKGAGKSAQVLDITTLALGPSDPATFAFKAPVGTEEVKEADLITQKWIESLDEALALASQTNRPILVDFYATWCGPCKMLEANVFTTEKFKNFSANMVLCRIDVDLQPQIAQKFMIEAMPTTILLSSSGAELGRFVGYVEVDEYLSNLKGFIGN; translated from the coding sequence ATGAAGAAGCTATTGTCTCTAGCCGTGTTTGTGGGTGTGAGCGCCTTCGCGCTCGCCCAAACGAACCCGCTCACTACTTTCATGAAGAAGATGAGCTCAGCAGAAGGTCTGAAGACCAGTTACACGGTAACGGGTCTTGATGGCGTGGCCGCGAACTACACGATCACGCTTGGCCGACCGGGCAGCGCTCGGATCGACGGACCGCAGAAGTTGATCGTGGCCGACGGCACCAACATCACTGTCCTCGTCAAGAGCCTGAAGAAGTACTACACCAAGCCGCAGACCAAGGCCGAACTCGCGAAGCAGTTTGCGGATCCGGCGGTGATGCTGTGGTCAGGCTTCTTTGACGCAGGCATGGCGAGCAAGTTGACGACTAGTCGACTGCCCGACGCCAACCGAAACGGAGTCAAGCTCCAGGCGGTCAAGGTCGTCGTTGACTCAAGCAAGGGTTCGACCATCACCGCCTTCTTCGATCCGAAGAGTGGCGATCTGAAACAAGCGGTTCTGGAAAAGGGCGCTGGCAAGAGCGCACAAGTGCTCGACATCACCACGTTGGCTTTGGGCCCGTCTGATCCTGCCACCTTTGCATTCAAGGCCCCCGTCGGGACCGAAGAAGTGAAGGAAGCCGACTTGATCACGCAGAAGTGGATCGAGAGTCTGGACGAAGCGCTCGCCCTGGCAAGCCAGACCAATCGTCCGATCCTCGTGGACTTCTATGCCACCTGGTGTGGCCCCTGCAAGATGCTTGAGGCGAACGTGTTCACGACTGAGAAGTTCAAGAACTTCTCAGCCAACATGGTCCTGTGCCGAATCGACGTTGATCTTCAGCCGCAAATCGCGCAAAAGTTCATGATCGAAGCGATGCCAACTACGATTCTGCTCAGCAGCTCGGGCGCAGAGCTGGGACGATTCGTTGGATACGTCGAGGTTGACGAGTATCTCTCGAACCTCAAGGGCTTCATCGGAAACTAA
- a CDS encoding thiamine pyrophosphate-dependent dehydrogenase E1 component subunit alpha has product MGSSATTPKSTKKSFKPSTAAQRPRDLLTREEQLEILDQLFLARYFDVRLVKEKRRGRLTGTLYSSHNQEAILVGSLFGLRPDDWISPIHRDMPAFFMKDLRAGWDNDDRMGLTIEQLCSQVWCKADSPGRARDNWSHIGSKAKRIIHSTSMLAGTIPAAAGVAYADKLNGGDSVVLTYNGEGSTAQGVFHEAINFAAVHRLPVITIIENNQWAYGTPTHLEYSLEDFARRADGYGIPGLIADGQDVFDVYDKVMQAVEWARAGNGPSIIECKTFRSYGHGDHDDDRAARYRPTAEVERGRSRDPIALCKQALLERGYLSPDQANQYKAEGKGAAEASDEDFPPRVVEYLKRGVQFAINSPLPPAEEGAMWVFRE; this is encoded by the coding sequence TTGGGAAGTTCTGCCACGACGCCAAAAAGCACTAAGAAGTCCTTCAAACCATCCACGGCCGCTCAGCGGCCGCGAGACCTTTTGACCCGCGAGGAGCAGCTTGAGATCCTCGACCAGTTGTTCTTGGCGCGTTACTTCGACGTCCGACTGGTCAAAGAGAAGCGACGCGGGCGTCTCACCGGCACCCTGTATAGCTCTCACAACCAAGAGGCGATCCTCGTCGGTTCCCTCTTCGGCTTGCGTCCAGACGACTGGATCAGCCCGATCCACCGCGACATGCCAGCCTTCTTCATGAAGGACCTCCGCGCCGGTTGGGACAACGACGACCGCATGGGTCTGACGATCGAGCAGCTCTGCTCCCAGGTCTGGTGCAAGGCAGACTCGCCGGGTCGCGCACGGGACAACTGGAGCCACATCGGCAGTAAGGCCAAGCGCATTATTCACTCGACATCGATGCTTGCTGGGACCATCCCTGCCGCCGCGGGAGTCGCCTATGCCGACAAGCTGAACGGGGGAGACTCCGTCGTCCTGACTTACAATGGCGAAGGCTCAACGGCTCAGGGCGTCTTCCATGAGGCGATCAACTTCGCCGCGGTACACCGCCTGCCCGTCATCACGATCATCGAGAACAATCAGTGGGCTTATGGCACACCGACCCACTTGGAGTACTCGCTTGAAGACTTTGCTCGCCGCGCGGACGGTTACGGAATCCCGGGCCTGATCGCTGACGGGCAGGACGTCTTTGACGTCTACGACAAGGTGATGCAGGCGGTTGAATGGGCTCGCGCAGGCAACGGTCCCAGCATCATCGAATGCAAGACGTTCCGCAGCTACGGGCACGGAGACCATGACGACGACCGCGCCGCACGGTATCGACCGACTGCAGAAGTCGAGCGTGGACGTAGCCGAGATCCCATCGCCTTGTGCAAGCAGGCGCTCCTCGAGCGCGGATACCTCAGTCCCGACCAGGCCAACCAGTACAAGGCCGAGGGCAAGGGTGCGGCCGAAGCCTCTGACGAGGACTTCCCTCCGCGCGTCGTCGAATATCTGAAGCGAGGCGTCCAGTTCGCCATCAACTCGCCACTACCCCCCGCCGAAGAAGGCGCGATGTGGGTGTTCCGGGAGTAG
- a CDS encoding alpha-ketoacid dehydrogenase subunit beta encodes MSTVASTKKNYLTAIKEAIAEEMAQNPDMVCLGEDIGILGGAFGVTDGLSEKFGPQRVIDMPISEACIVGASVGMALNDKTVMAEMQFIDFISCGFDQIVNMMATYHYRTAGEVALNVTLRGPAGGYGGGALYHSQMNESWFCHSPGLKVVCPCTPYDAKGLMKAALRDPNPVLFFEIKQLYRWKDIEEELPEEDYIVPIGKARIARPGKDLTMITYGQNVYHCLEACDRLFDMGYDVEIIDLRSLVPLDEEAIVESVRKTNRVMVVNEAPKTCGYAGEVVARVNELAFEHLDAPALRVTRMDTPVPWAKPLESHVLPSVDDITQTALRLLTF; translated from the coding sequence ATGAGTACCGTCGCCTCAACCAAGAAGAACTATTTGACTGCCATCAAGGAAGCCATTGCCGAAGAGATGGCTCAGAACCCGGACATGGTTTGTCTGGGTGAAGATATCGGCATCCTCGGGGGCGCATTTGGCGTGACCGATGGCCTGTCCGAAAAGTTTGGCCCCCAGCGGGTCATCGACATGCCTATCAGCGAAGCGTGTATCGTCGGCGCGAGTGTCGGCATGGCGCTGAACGACAAGACCGTCATGGCCGAGATGCAGTTCATCGACTTCATCTCTTGCGGATTTGACCAAATCGTCAACATGATGGCGACGTACCACTACCGGACCGCTGGCGAAGTAGCCCTGAATGTCACCCTCCGCGGGCCTGCTGGCGGGTACGGAGGCGGAGCGCTGTACCACAGCCAGATGAACGAGTCGTGGTTCTGCCACTCGCCTGGGCTCAAGGTCGTCTGCCCGTGCACTCCGTACGACGCAAAGGGACTCATGAAGGCGGCCCTGCGCGACCCCAACCCCGTGTTGTTCTTCGAGATCAAGCAGCTCTATCGCTGGAAGGACATCGAAGAGGAATTGCCTGAAGAAGATTACATTGTGCCGATTGGCAAAGCACGCATCGCGCGACCTGGCAAGGATCTGACCATGATCACTTATGGCCAAAACGTCTACCACTGCCTCGAAGCGTGCGATCGACTCTTCGATATGGGATACGACGTCGAGATCATCGACCTGCGGTCGCTCGTACCGCTCGATGAAGAGGCGATCGTCGAATCGGTCCGCAAGACCAACCGCGTCATGGTGGTAAACGAAGCGCCTAAGACCTGCGGTTACGCGGGCGAAGTCGTCGCACGGGTCAATGAGCTCGCGTTCGAGCATCTGGATGCTCCGGCGTTGCGCGTCACGCGCATGGACACTCCGGTTCCCTGGGCCAAGCCGTTGGAGTCGCACGTGCTCCCGTCGGTGGATGACATCACCCAGACGGCGCTTCGACTACTGACGTTCTAA
- the flhB gene encoding flagellar biosynthesis protein FlhB, whose amino-acid sequence MASSDSGEKTEDPTPKRRMDARRKGTVAKSTDLTGAIVLLAVGLAIPSAAGQLSSGLLLAFQRGMTIVPTEFSNASLMDSVWTIARPGMLAFLMIVGVAMVAGLGASFAQVGFVLSAESLQPSLAKLNPLEGFKRLLSFRSVFEGIKALAKGLLFGFVAFSVIAANWNLVASLGYLSAAESATIVGHIAHTILMRVALIWLVIGFIDYGFQRKQIEKQLKMTKDELRREMKEQEGSPELKGERMRRARKLTKGRMADKIRTADVIVTNPTHFSVAIKYNRSEMHAPMVVAKGQDYLALRIREMAKEHRIPIVPNPPLARALYKQCEVGDFVPRDQFAAVAEILAYVYQVLSATKKAS is encoded by the coding sequence ATGGCGTCAAGTGACTCCGGAGAAAAGACTGAGGACCCGACACCGAAGCGCCGCATGGACGCGCGTCGGAAGGGAACCGTCGCCAAGAGCACCGACCTTACGGGCGCGATTGTCCTGTTGGCGGTCGGGCTCGCGATCCCGAGCGCCGCGGGTCAGCTCTCAAGCGGACTCTTGCTCGCCTTTCAACGGGGCATGACCATCGTCCCCACCGAGTTCAGCAACGCCTCCCTTATGGACTCGGTTTGGACGATTGCCCGGCCCGGCATGCTCGCTTTCCTCATGATCGTCGGAGTGGCCATGGTCGCTGGCCTCGGCGCGAGCTTTGCTCAAGTTGGCTTTGTGCTGAGTGCAGAGTCGCTCCAACCGTCGCTCGCCAAGCTCAACCCGCTCGAAGGGTTCAAACGGCTGCTCTCCTTCCGGTCCGTTTTCGAAGGGATCAAGGCGCTCGCGAAGGGGTTGTTGTTCGGGTTTGTCGCATTCTCGGTCATCGCCGCCAATTGGAATCTTGTCGCGTCGCTCGGCTATCTAAGCGCGGCGGAGTCTGCAACCATCGTCGGGCACATCGCGCACACGATTCTTATGCGGGTTGCGCTGATCTGGCTTGTTATTGGGTTCATCGACTACGGCTTCCAGCGGAAGCAGATCGAGAAGCAACTCAAGATGACAAAAGACGAACTTCGACGTGAGATGAAAGAGCAGGAGGGTTCGCCTGAACTTAAAGGCGAGCGGATGCGCCGCGCTCGTAAACTCACCAAAGGTCGTATGGCGGACAAGATTAGGACTGCGGACGTCATCGTCACCAACCCGACCCACTTCTCCGTTGCCATCAAGTACAACCGGAGCGAGATGCACGCGCCAATGGTGGTCGCCAAGGGACAGGACTACCTCGCTCTGCGGATCCGAGAGATGGCGAAAGAACACCGTATCCCGATCGTTCCGAACCCGCCTCTGGCACGCGCCCTCTACAAGCAATGCGAGGTCGGTGACTTCGTGCCGCGAGATCAATTCGCAGCCGTCGCCGAAATTCTTGCGTATGTGTACCAGGTGCTTTCGGCGACGAAGAAAGCGAGTTAG